AGAATGGctttcaataataatgaaataacataAGCGTTTTTGTTTGATTGcgtggttaggtaaggtttttatttatttatttatttattttttatgtgggagggacactggccaagggtaacaaaaatccaatataaaaaaaaaaaaaagcccactgagatgccagtcccagaaaagggtccaaagcaattgtaaaaaattgaagcataattatcttgaaacctccctcttgaaggaattcaaatcatgggaaggtggaaatatggaagcaggcaggaagttccagagtctaccaatgaaagggatgaatgattgagaatattggttaactcttgcattagagagatggacagaataggggtgacagaaagaagaaagtcatgtgcagcgaggctgtgggaggaggggaggcatgcagttagcaagatcagaagagcagttagcatgaaaacagtggtagaagacagctagagatgcaacatagtggcagtgagagagaggctgaagacagtcagttagaggagaggagttgatgaaatgaaaagcttttgattccaccctgtctagaagagcggtatgagtggagacatctcagaatgcctaacttcatagaagctgttttagctagagataagatgtaaagtttccagttcagattatgtgtaaaggacagactgaggatgttcagcatagaagagggggacagttgagtgtcattaaagaagagggatagttgtctggaaggttgtgccgagttgatagatggaggaattgaatttttgaggcactgaacagtaccaagtttgctctgcccaattagaaattttagaaagatcagaagtcaggtattctgtggcttcactgcgtgaaatatttacttcttgaagtgttggacgtctatgaaaagatgtggaaaagtgcagggtggtatcatcagtgaaTCActttgaagtgatagatgtctaagaatcttcctgttgagtcTAGgatcaaaaactttagataggcaggaaattaaagcaataggatggtagtttgagggattagaacggtcaccctttttaggaacagggtaaatgtaggcaaactttcagcaagaaggaaagataggtgttgacagacagaactgaaagagtttgactagacaaggtgcaagcacagagccacagtttcggagaacaataggagggactccatcaggtccataagccttctgaggatttaggccagcgagagcattgaaaacatcattgcaaagaattttaatagatagcatgaagtagtcagagagtggaggagagggaggaacaagccctgaatcgtccaaggtagagtttttagcaaaggtttgagtgaagacttcaggtttagagatagatgtgatagcagtgatgccatctggttgaaataaagaagggaaagaagaagaagcaaagttattggagatatttttggctagatgctagaagtcacgaggggagttagatcttgaaagattttgacactttctattaatgaaggagtttttggctagttggagaacagatttggcatggttccgggcagaaatataaagtgtatgagattctggtgatggaaagctgaagtaccttttgtgggccacctctctatcatgtatagcatgagaacaagctgtgttagaccaaggtttggaaggtttaggtggagaaaaagagtgaggaatgtacacttccatgacagacactatcacctctgttatgcgctcggcacacaaatacaagtctctgacacggaagcagtagtcattccaaggaaaatcagcaaaataccttctcaggtacccccaactagcagaggcataacgccagaggcaccttcgcctaGGGGGATCCcgaggagagattggagtgatagCAAATTTTTGGAAGAACAAGTAGATTAGAAGTGTAGAAATTTTGAACATTGAACTTGTATGTTTTCAGCTGTGGTCCTGGTCAGTCAGCAGCAGTTTGGCTAGTATTAATATTATCTTCTTTCTGTGTATTTCCTGGATTTCCTCAATTTTCTTGTTACTTATGCTTATAAGTCTAACATTTACTGATCTACTTTTAACTTTATACCATTAAGTATGAAATGACCCTCATAGTTATGCTTGTGTTAGAATGACCCTGGAGAAACAAGGAATAAGTACATAGGTATAAATTTGTTTGGAGTATTTCTGGATAACCATTGTGAATCACAGTCCCCCAGATGCTTTGGTATGTTTTGCATGACATTTACTACATTTTTTAACTTCCTTGGTGTTACAGTCAGTCAACTGCCCAGTACCTCAAGGTACCACGTTGCCTGTGATTGAGATGTCAGGTGAATCGGCTTTGGAAGAAGATGATTGGGTGGGTACTGGCATTTGCTTGGAGTTTTGGAGATGCTGAAAATTTTCATTACTGGTCATAATATGAGCCACTGTTGTTTGGTGCTTCACTTTAAATTGTATATTTTAAagatataataaaaattaagatTACACTATGAAAAAGTACTGGGTTACTGGTAATGCTTCTGTGTGTCGTCCTGAATCTCTCCTCTGTGTCCATCATTTCAGTATGGACTCAtccacatttatttctaaaacaggatcttcttttttttttctttttttattgggaATTACATTCTGTTCCATTTTGCTGCACagattttaaccctttcactgtgatacaaAACAATTAACATCATCtaaagtaatgcatgaaatctctATAAGCATCAACAAGAAATAAGGGTATTAAAGAGAATAgcttttgcaatttctacccagtttagagattggaggtggctgcagaacaagtaaagatatctcagagtgattaataattaaggaaaggtgtaccaaatagcagtcaaagggttaaatcctttttttttttgtcttgtgggtTTCTGTTGTGTTTTTTCACACAAGTCTAGTACAACTCAACATCTCTCACCATATCTAAACACTATTGCACCTGTTATATCTTAAAAATGTAtcttataaaagaaaagttgCACTTTATGAAACAAGATGTGGGAGAAGAACCAGTCTCCTATCCACTTTGATAAAAATGTTTCACAGTGTTGCTGTTTAGCACATGCTGCTGGTTTGGCACTGTTGCTACtcagtatttttatatttgaaCTTACTTTATGTATAAGTTCATTTATATGCATTGCACCTCTTTCCAAGACCGAACAGAAGAAAATTATTTCAGTTGATGTgcttaaggtttttttttttgtgttgacaGGAGAAACATGGTGGTGTTAGCAGTggagagcagagagagggaagcaagCCAGGGACTGGAGGAAGCCTGGACAAACTCACGAGGGAAGAGTTGGTTACCAAATGCCGGCAACTCTTGACACTGGCACAAAAGGCCAAGGCTGCCAAAGATGGTAATACAATATGTAATGTGGTTGCTTTATgtttttatatgaagaaaaattaggaaCTCTTAGGCCTAGAATGGTATGTGATTGGATGTGATGCTAAGTAGCATTTGTGAGCTTGAGTAGAAggtagaaaaaggagagaaagtgatggATGTGTTTGAGTACTTCTATAAATTCTTGCCGCCTGTTACTCTTCctataattaatttattttatttcataggAAAAGAACATCTGTGTAATTGGAATTTAGCAAGTCAAATGATTGGGTGTAAATATGAACCAGTCATGTGTAATTACTGGATATTCATGGTACATTTGTACCATGAACAGTTATTTAATCTTTTATCAGTTTGTTATTTGTATCTTTTTATGATTCATTTGTTAATAGTTAACGTGTTGTTGACAGAATGTGTGGCTGAGCTGAGACATGTGAAGCCAGCAGCCGAACGGTGTGAGGTGGCGGAGGGACGAGTGCAGCAGGCAGAGTCGCAGGCTGAGGCATTGCAGGAAATGGTGGCCAACCTTACAGAGGGCAAAGTGGCTCTTACTACCAAGGTAGGTATACTCCTTCAGGCAGAGATTATGAgtagttttcatttttactcAGTCACCAATGATGAAATGACTCGGCTGTAAGATTACTGCACTAGGTTTCAATAGAAAGGATCCACTTGTCATGTATCTAACAACTCAACATTATAGATGATCAGCTTTTATCTAAAGTTTGAAAATTTCCCAAACAGATTGAGAGTTTGCAGCGACAGTTCAAGCTGGCTTCCAGTGAAGTTGATTCCTTGCAAGCAGTAGAGAGTGAATTGTTGAAAGAGAGAAATCAGCTGCAAGCCAAAAATGCTGAACTTAGTGaggagcaaaagaaaaatattgtcaAAGTGAAGGAACTTGAGACCTCTGTTAGGAAAGCAGAATTGTTGGAAAGAACATGGGCACAAGAAAAGCAGAATCTGGAGGTTAGTAATGAGTTGTAATGAATTGAGATTTTATAGCTAGGTCATATTCAAACTATAGTGTAGCTTTTTGGTGATGCCATTAAATACATTgtgatagatggaaaaaaaacaggttttGATACATGCACtgacaataataattatttcatttttttgtgaacAGGAGAAATTAGAAAACTTTCAAGCACAGATTGGACAAATTGATGTTCTGAAGGCTAAGTGTAAGAAACTTTTGGGTGAAAAAAATTCACTTGAGGAGGAAGTTCAGAAGCAACAGAATCAGGTGGCCAAGTACTCAAAGTTGCAGGGTGAAGTGACTGCtctaagggaagagaagaaggcaaCAGACATTGTGCTACAGAGTAccaagaaggaaaagcaagacCTAGAAGAAAAGCTGAAAAGCCTCGAGTGTGAAGTGTTACACAtcaagaaagtgaaggaagaaggagatgaaaatgCACATGCAAGTGATATGAAGGTTAAGGACTTGGAGGAGAAGataacattgcaagaaaaatctcttaaggaaagtgaaaaatgcATTTCAGAATTACAGGAAAAGTTGCAGAGGCTAGGGGAAGAAAAAATCCAACTAGAGAACAATATGAaccagagagaaaaggaggaagaagaagaaattgaaagtcTGAGACAAGAGCTAAGcactgagaaagagaacagcCAAAAACTGATGCAACAAATTAAGGGATTAGAAGTACAGGAAGATACAAGAGCAAGTTATTCCTTGGAAATGGAAGATCTGCAGGAAAGTCTTAAGAAAATGAAGGATCAGTTGGATGAGAAAGATTCAGAACTGGTTATGTTGAGAGAAGAGAAGTCATGTATTATAAAGGACGTTAAAGATATCAAAGCAAGAGAGGAATTGTTACAACagcaaaaaagagagatagaaaataaGCTTGAATTGTCAGCTAAAAACTTAAATGAAATCAAGGAAGAattaaacattacaaaaaatgagaagactaatctaaatgaaaaattaaaagaaactgAGATTGAGAATATGAGCCTGACTGAAGACATGAAGAAGATCAGAATTGAATGCACTGATCTTCAGCAGTGTAGAGAACTATCTGAAGAATTAACTGCAAAAGTCAGTCAACTTAATATTAATATACAGCAATCTAGTGAAGAAATTTCAAAACTACATGAAGTTAATGAACAGCTTAAACAAACAATATCTCAGTTACAGAAAAACATCAAAACtttagaggaggaaaatgtaaaaTTAAAAGGTGATCTTTCTCAGGCTGTGAGTGAATCTGAAAAGAATATAGATGGTGCCAAAGAGGAACAGCATAAGGCTGACCAATTGGCTGTAcacataaagaaaatggaagcagaAAATGAGGAATTAAAAATTAAAGTTGAGAAACTGATGACTGAGGCAGATGAGTTGAAACAAACACTGAAGAAGGTGCAAGACTGTGGAGAATGGCTAATCAGGGAATGTCAAGAGACCTATCCTTTGTTGAGCCAGAATGTTTTGCCCATTGATCATGGGGAGGGAAGTGATGTTCCAGATCAGATGGAAAGTGTAAAAAAGCTTATAGAATCTGTTAAGAAAGCAAAAGAGGCTTCACAGTATACAGATAATGTCAAAAACTTAAAACAAGTGTTGAATCAGCTTCATCATCACAGCACTAGTTTGCTTAGAGTAAGAGATGCATCCACCTGTGAAGCCACATCTGCAAGCATCAAGGAATTAATGGGCTGCCTTCTGAGCCTGCACAAAACCATGACATTGGTCTGGGATGTGGAGGAGAATAATCAGCTGGAAGAAGACTGTACTCAGGCTGCCTCTGCCTTCAGCAAACTATGTGTACAGTTAGGGATGGACACTGAGAAACTGGAGCAGTTGACTACAGCATTGGAGAAATTGAAGGAAGAGCTAGAGCACAAGGAGGCCAAGGCACGGGAGGAACACCAAGCTCTAAGtacaaaatatgaagaaatgatacAAGAAAAACTGAAACAGGTGGAACATCTACATGAAACTATTGCAGAGTATgagaaagataagaatgaaTTAGTTAGCTCATTGCATGAGGAGCAAGCAAAGTCTGttaaacacaaggaaaaaatatctaaTTTGGAGGCAGAGTTGCAGGCTTTGAAAATTAAGGAGATTGAGCTGATAAGGCagatagatgaaaataaagaaaaagggaaagctGTCAGTGATATAAGTCAAAAGCTAAGTTCTCTTGAGGTGGAgaaacaaactctgaagtgtAAATGGGATGAGTGTGTTGCAGAAAATGTTAACCTAAAACAATCATTGACTAAACGGGAGGAGGATTTGCAGTGTTTAtgtcaagaaaaacaaaatcttgAATCTACCATAAGCAATCAAGTAAAGGAAATAGAGGATTTTAGAGCAACTGTGAAAGACTTGAATGAACAGAGCATTAGGAGTCAGGAAAATATGAGCTCAGAAAAAACAGACTTGGAAAAACAAATTTTTAGAATCTCAGAGGAAAGACTTGCGCTAGAAAGAGAATTTGATGCTTTAGCCACAAATAAGAAACTAGCAGAAGAAAACctagtgaaagagaggaaaatattggaagaaaggatagaaatACTAAATCAAGAACAAGAGAGTACAATAAAAGCTTCAGAAAGCTtgagagatgaaaataatagtctgcaaggaaaagtagaagagcTTGGAACACAAGTGGAAAATTTGCAAAAAGAAGTTAGCCATTTGCAAGAAGAAATGCAGAAGACTGAGGAGAAAATTCAGGTAAGATTTGTGtcataaaaataatgtaaaatttGTGTGATATTTCTATTTTGttacaaaactgaaaaaaattgtACATGAGTTATGGATGATTGTAATGATTGACACAGGCTATGAGCTGTGAAAAGGATTCTTGCGAAAAGGCGCTGAAGGAAGCAGAGAATCAGAAGCAGCAGCTGGATACCTCCTTGAAGGCCTCAGTCCATCGGTGTGAAGAGCTCCTGGAGGAACTGAACCAGATGAACAAGGCTCTGAGGGAACGAGGGGAAAGGATATCCCGGCTAGAGGCTGCTCACCAGGAGAAGAGTGGAGAGCTGGAGACCACTGCTGCTCTCTTGAAGGAACTACAGAGCAAggtgagggaaaaatggagctgtgtgtgtttgtttgtgttgggtGAGATCTGTCACAGGCATTTCTTTAGCTATATGAAGAGCACCTATTTGGGAAGCATAAAGACAGGATGTTAATGTAATTCCTTGTGTAAGACTTCATGCACTGGCTTTGTGTTGTTTGGAAATGAATTTTGCACATATGAAACTCAAAGATTTACATTTTACAGTATTAACTGATGGaagtattttctcattttcagttGTGTACATTCAGTTATAtgctatatatttttatttatcagaTGATGAGCAGTGAAGCTGAGCTTGCAAGTAAACAGGAGCAACTTGAAACTATCACTGAACAGTTGCAGTCAGTTGGCCCAGGTACTGCTCCCCCACAGGCTCCAGACACCAGTGCTCAGCAGATCACCAAACTGGAGGAAAAAATCAGGGAGCTGGAATTGGAGAGGAATAATTTGAAGAAGGTACCAAAAATGAAATTTACATGAGAAATTTTCTTTTAGATATGTTGAATCTTCCATCTTTTTGCTTGAAATTTGGAGAAAGATGCCCTGAACTTGATATATTCTGATTTGTGATTTGTGATTCTGATTTGTATAAGCATAATATGCATTACCTACTGGTAAGGCAAAAATATGGTTGACATGCTTCCCTGGCAGGCTGTGCGGCTCCTGGAGAATGAGGGATCAGGAGGgcgtgaaggaggaagtggaggacagGATGCACAGAGTGAGGTCCTGAGTACCAGCACCATCAGCCGGGCAGATGACTCCCAGCGTATGAAGGAGCTTGAGGACACCTTTGAGGAACGATACATGAGGGTGAGAGCACCAGCTATCtcacctctcactttccttttttgAGTTAGCTTTGGGAGATGCCTTTTTTCTGAGAAACCAAAGttattgtattttcattttattatactTATCCTCCTTTGAAATTCTTGATAAACCATGAAATTGTGCTTGGTCACATTCATGATACACTTTCTCAGCCTTTTCTTGAAGTACATGTTATAAATCTAGTTTCACATCATTCTGAAATCTTTCTGTACTGGTAATTGACAAAAATATTAACATAGTTTCTATCTTAATTTCTCAGCTGAAGAGTGTAGCCATCAAACTCAAGAAGCGTGTGGCTGAGTTGACGTCACAGCTAAATGCCTCTGAGGAAGCTCGCAACAAGGCAACTGCTGAAAGGCAAGAGGGTGGCACTAAGGAGAGCATGAAGGTTGCCTCCAAGACCATACAGGTAAAATTAATGAGTCAAAAATGAAGTTCTCTTATCACTTGTAGAGTAATTGCTGTAAATCTGTCTGACTGAAAGTTTAAAATTTAAcaatataaatgaatgaatggtttGTTAGTTTAATACATTGAtaagtatatttatttttctttagatAATTGATCTTCGTACTTTCATGGGAATGACATTTTTAGTGACTGACAGAAATGCTAGAACTGAAGGCtggagagaagatgagacagTTGGTGGTGGTTATAATGATGACTCAATTTGCAGGCATTGCAAGGTGAGATTGACAGACTGCAAGATGAGATtgacagtaagaaaaaagagatgaaagaacaaGGGAAACAGCTGTGTGCTGCAGCTGAACAATTATCAAATGTCCGATCTGAACTGGCAGCACGACAGGAGGAGAATGTTGTTCTAACAAGAACTGTTAAGGTATTTTGATGTCCATCATGAGAGAAGCTCTTGCATGCAGAATTTCAAGAGTTTgcttgtgtgtatatgtataccAAGAGGAAAGTATGTCATTATGAAAGATTAGTTACTGTAAACCACACTGCATTATCAGATGAAGATCTGTGAAAGCAGTTAATATAGTAAAATGAGATGCATGAATCCCTGATAAATCAATAACTTTATATTGCAGAACCTTGAAGAAACCATCTCAAGCCAAGAGGATGCAGCCACCAGCCTGCAGGGACAGGTTGCTGCACTAGAAAAACGATTGGTGGCAGAGGTAGAAAAGCAGCAAGTAGTTGAAgaacggagaaagaaaatggaagaaaggatggaagaggaaaagcaaagaGCATCCCAGTTTGTGAAACAGCTGGAGGAGGCCAAGCAGGTATGAAGGGGGTGATGAGAGTGAATTAGTTAATgtgtgggaaggggaaggagacacAGGTGTTCAGGGGAAGAGGTTCATTGGTCTGTAAGATTAGATAATGAGATGTGCTGCTGAATATTAGAGTCAAACCTGATGACCTGTTTATCATGTTATGTTtattacaaagaaaatatagtgCCTTCTCATACTGATTGATGAGGGGACTCCCTACTTAGAAAGCTTAAAATTTTCTATAACTGAAAGGTTGAattcttttaatttaattttctttcattacccaGGAGGTCAAAACAAAAGCTCTGTTGGATCTGGAGATGCGAGACTACGAGCTGACAGTGGAGGAGCTGAATGGTCAGTTGGCAGAGAAAAATTCACGCATCACAAGCTTGGAATCTGAagtggagcgagagagagagcggtgcaGCAGCCTTCAGGAGCAGCTGGCTCACCTCACCACGCAGGAAGccacagagagggagagagcagagaaaatgaaggtgagtggaggaaaaaaatgcactGAGTTTATTTCATTAGGTTGTAGTTCATAAATATTATATTTTGGTGGTTCTTTGATGTATTAGATAATGTTTGGAATGCAGGTTAATGTCATACACAATTATTGATTTTTGCAATGATTTTCATGATATTACGATCACCTGACAA
This genomic window from Scylla paramamosain isolate STU-SP2022 chromosome 33, ASM3559412v1, whole genome shotgun sequence contains:
- the LOC135089697 gene encoding GRIP and coiled-coil domain-containing protein 2-like isoform X2, which gives rise to MSVNCPVPQGTTLPVIEMSGESALEEDDWEKHGGVSSGEQREGSKPGTGGSLDKLTREELVTKCRQLLTLAQKAKAAKDECVAELRHVKPAAERCEVAEGRVQQAESQAEALQEMVANLTEGKVALTTKIESLQRQFKLASSEVDSLQAVESELLKERNQLQAKNAELSEEQKKNIVKVKELETSVRKAELLERTWAQEKQNLEEKLENFQAQIGQIDVLKAKCKKLLGEKNSLEEEVQKQQNQVAKYSKLQGEVTALREEKKATDIVLQSTKKEKQDLEEKLKSLECEVLHIKKVKEEGDENAHASDMKVKDLEEKITLQEKSLKESEKCISELQEKLQRLGEEKIQLENNMNQREKEEEEEIESLRQELSTEKENSQKLMQQIKGLEVQEDTRASYSLEMEDLQESLKKMKDQLDEKDSELVMLREEKSCIIKDVKDIKAREELLQQQKREIENKLELSAKNLNEIKEELNITKNEKTNLNEKLKETEIENMSLTEDMKKIRIECTDLQQCRELSEELTAKVSQLNINIQQSSEEISKLHEVNEQLKQTISQLQKNIKTLEEENVKLKGDLSQAVSESEKNIDGAKEEQHKADQLAVHIKKMEAENEELKIKVEKLMTEADELKQTLKKVQDCGEWLIRECQETYPLLSQNVLPIDHGEGSDVPDQMESVKKLIESVKKAKEASQYTDNVKNLKQVLNQLHHHSTSLLRVRDASTCEATSASIKELMGCLLSLHKTMTLVWDVEENNQLEEDCTQAASAFSKLCVQLGMDTEKLEQLTTALEKLKEELEHKEAKAREEHQALSTKYEEMIQEKLKQVEHLHETIAEYEKDKNELVSSLHEEQAKSVKHKEKISNLEAELQALKIKEIELIRQIDENKEKGKAVSDISQKLSSLEVEKQTLKCKWDECVAENVNLKQSLTKREEDLQCLCQEKQNLESTISNQVKEIEDFRATVKDLNEQSIRSQENMSSEKTDLEKQIFRISEERLALEREFDALATNKKLAEENLVKERKILEERIEILNQEQESTIKASESLRDENNSLQGKVEELGTQVENLQKEVSHLQEEMQKTEEKIQAMSCEKDSCEKALKEAENQKQQLDTSLKASVHRCEELLEELNQMNKALRERGERISRLEAAHQEKSGELETTAALLKELQSKMMSSEAELASKQEQLETITEQLQSVGPGTAPPQAPDTSAQQITKLEEKIRELELERNNLKKAVRLLENEGSGGREGGSGGQDAQSEVLSTSTISRADDSQRMKELEDTFEERYMRLKSVAIKLKKRVAELTSQLNASEEARNKATAERQEGGTKESMKVASKTIQALQGEIDRLQDEIDSKKKEMKEQGKQLCAAAEQLSNVRSELAARQEENVVLTRTVKNLEETISSQEDAATSLQGQVAALEKRLVAEVEKQQVVEERRKKMEERMEEEKQRASQFVKQLEEAKQEVKTKALLDLEMRDYELTVEELNGQLAEKNSRITSLESEVERERERCSSLQEQLAHLTTQEATERERAEKMKKLLLDQKTELLELRQIQEKESSARQLDRSSMERLTQEVEKQKLMVAEISSEKTKYEDLLRHTKSTMERQVEVLEEQVSHHKEEAQQLMAERNSLHNEFESYKVRAASVLRQKKRPSEVSVEDLQSEKDQLQSECAAAQLKLQQLQSDFSAIKAENSFLQSEKEGMSRQLVSLSEDLTRKEKFYQQKMSNLESKMEAEIKEYQSVISNLSAQNETQNLNFKKQFESLRQTHSREVEELSAKLEEAEEKLWNQKNSVSGSAPVVTASLTPGAPPALPQSLRPEVEHVAGAAPSGLTHRRQPSHGYEESRIDVSNMGSEWVEPVQRSPGKGGNYSPPPLEQLISSPLPPAPSLPQDDQLSITSAATDAANRELTRLEAKVNAAEMRITQLTSLLHESEAENAKLSQLSDALKEEIRRSARNEDREKHMENMEYMKNVILKFLLLGNGEERKHLIPVLKTVLQLSPQETSQLEHIATGEEGDGAGRGGWGNYLHLWSSR
- the LOC135089697 gene encoding GRIP and coiled-coil domain-containing protein 2-like isoform X1 — encoded protein: MSVNCPVPQGTTLPVIEMSGESALEEDDWEKHGGVSSGEQREGSKPGTGGSLDKLTREELVTKCRQLLTLAQKAKAAKDECVAELRHVKPAAERCEVAEGRVQQAESQAEALQEMVANLTEGKVALTTKIESLQRQFKLASSEVDSLQAVESELLKERNQLQAKNAELSEEQKKNIVKVKELETSVRKAELLERTWAQEKQNLEEKLENFQAQIGQIDVLKAKCKKLLGEKNSLEEEVQKQQNQVAKYSKLQGEVTALREEKKATDIVLQSTKKEKQDLEEKLKSLECEVLHIKKVKEEGDENAHASDMKVKDLEEKITLQEKSLKESEKCISELQEKLQRLGEEKIQLENNMNQREKEEEEEIESLRQELSTEKENSQKLMQQIKGLEVQEDTRASYSLEMEDLQESLKKMKDQLDEKDSELVMLREEKSCIIKDVKDIKAREELLQQQKREIENKLELSAKNLNEIKEELNITKNEKTNLNEKLKETEIENMSLTEDMKKIRIECTDLQQCRELSEELTAKVSQLNINIQQSSEEISKLHEVNEQLKQTISQLQKNIKTLEEENVKLKGDLSQAVSESEKNIDGAKEEQHKADQLAVHIKKMEAENEELKIKVEKLMTEADELKQTLKKVQDCGEWLIRECQETYPLLSQNVLPIDHGEGSDVPDQMESVKKLIESVKKAKEASQYTDNVKNLKQVLNQLHHHSTSLLRVRDASTCEATSASIKELMGCLLSLHKTMTLVWDVEENNQLEEDCTQAASAFSKLCVQLGMDTEKLEQLTTALEKLKEELEHKEAKAREEHQALSTKYEEMIQEKLKQVEHLHETIAEYEKDKNELVSSLHEEQAKSVKHKEKISNLEAELQALKIKEIELIRQIDENKEKGKAVSDISQKLSSLEVEKQTLKCKWDECVAENVNLKQSLTKREEDLQCLCQEKQNLESTISNQVKEIEDFRATVKDLNEQSIRSQENMSSEKTDLEKQIFRISEERLALEREFDALATNKKLAEENLVKERKILEERIEILNQEQESTIKASESLRDENNSLQGKVEELGTQVENLQKEVSHLQEEMQKTEEKIQAMSCEKDSCEKALKEAENQKQQLDTSLKASVHRCEELLEELNQMNKALRERGERISRLEAAHQEKSGELETTAALLKELQSKMMSSEAELASKQEQLETITEQLQSVGPGTAPPQAPDTSAQQITKLEEKIRELELERNNLKKAVRLLENEGSGGREGGSGGQDAQSEVLSTSTISRADDSQRMKELEDTFEERYMRLKSVAIKLKKRVAELTSQLNASEEARNKATAERQEGGTKESMKVASKTIQALQGEIDRLQDEIDSKKKEMKEQGKQLCAAAEQLSNVRSELAARQEENVVLTRTVKNLEETISSQEDAATSLQGQVAALEKRLVAEVEKQQVVEERRKKMEERMEEEKQRASQFVKQLEEAKQEVKTKALLDLEMRDYELTVEELNGQLAEKNSRITSLESEVERERERCSSLQEQLAHLTTQEATERERAEKMKKLLLDQKTELLELRQIQEKESSARQLDRSSMERLTQEVEKQKLMVAEISSEKTKYEDLLRHTKSTMERQVEVLEEQVSHHKEEAQQLMAERNSLHNEFESYKVRAASVLRQKKRPSEVSVEDLQSEKDQLQSECAAAQLKLQQLQSDFSAIKAENSFLQSEKEGMSRQLVSLSEDLTRKEKFYQQKMSNLESKMEAEIKEYQSVISNLSAQNETQNLNFKKQFESLRQTHSREVEELSAKLEEAEEKLWNQKNSVSGSAPVVTASLTPGAPPALPQSLRPEVEHVAGAAPSGLTHRRQPSHGYEESRIDVSNMVREEGEGSEWVEPVQRSPGKGGNYSPPPLEQLISSPLPPAPSLPQDDQLSITSAATDAANRELTRLEAKVNAAEMRITQLTSLLHESEAENAKLSQLSDALKEEIRRSARNEDREKHMENMEYMKNVILKFLLLGNGEERKHLIPVLKTVLQLSPQETSQLEHIATGEEGDGAGRGGWGNYLHLWSSR